A DNA window from Ranitomeya imitator isolate aRanImi1 chromosome 2, aRanImi1.pri, whole genome shotgun sequence contains the following coding sequences:
- the LOC138666471 gene encoding oocyte zinc finger protein XlCOF6.1-like: MWEMFWEKPFSCSECGKSFNHKRNLIVHQRTHTGENPFSCSACGKCFTQKPNFVKHQRAHTVEKPFCCSECWKSFKHKSDFVMHPRTHTGEKPFSCSECGKCLSRYQILLVTKEFTDGRSLFHVINVENILHRN, encoded by the exons atgtgggaaatgtttt gggagaagcctttttcatgttcagaatgtgggaaaagttttaaccaCAAACGTAATCTTATtgtgcaccagagaactcacacaggggagaatcctttttcctgttcagcatgtgggaaatgttttacacagaaaccaaactttgttaagcaccagagagctcacacagtGGAGAaacctttttgctgttcagaatgttggaaaagTTTTAAGcataaatcagattttgttatgcacccgagaacccacacaggggagaagcctttttcatgctcagaatgtgggaaatgtttaagCAGATATCAGATTTTGTTAGTCACAAAAGAATTCACAGACGGGAGAAGCCTCTTTCATGTGattaatgtggaaaatattttacacagaaattaa